The sequence ACGACGGCCGATCCTCGTGCTCCTCCGGTTGCAGCACCGTGGCCAGCGGACCGATCTCGGACTGCCCGAAACAGTTGTAGAAACCGAGGTCGGGGTAGCGTTCACGCAGCCGGTTCAGCACCGTCACCGGCATGATCGACGCGCCGTACTGTGCCTTCTTCAGCGAGGACAGGTCGCGTGTCTCCAGATCCGGATGTCCGGCGAGCGGCACCCACACCGTCGGGGCGAGAAACAGCGATCCGATGCGATCGTCCTCGATTCGCCGCAGAATCTCCGGGATGTCCGGAGCCTGCATGAGATTCACCGAAGCTCCCACCGACAGGTAGGGCAACATGAAGACGTGCATGCCCGCCGAGTGATAGAGCGGCATGCAGATCAACGGGTTGTCGCCGTCGTTCAGCGCGAGCGCGATCACGGAAGACACGTACTCGCACACGAGACCACCATGAGTCATCATGGCGCCCTTCGGCTTCGATGTCGTGCCCGACGTGTACAGCAATTGGGCCAGGTCGGTAGAGGCGACCGGCTCCGCGAGGACGGGTACGTCACCGGAACTGCTGTGCGACAGCAGGGAACCCTCGGCGTCGCGCAGGGGTACGACATGGCGCAGGTCGAGCCCATCGCGGACGGAGTCGAGTGTTCCCGCAAGCGCCGGGTCGACCAGTGCCGCACTGCTGCCGGACTGCGACACCAGGTAGGTCAGCTCATCACCCTTCAATGCGTAGTTGACGGGTACGTGCACCAGACCGGCACGCGCACAGGCAAGGAACCCGATGACGTAGGCATCCGAATTGGTGCCGTACGCGGCGACGCGTTCCCCCGTCCGAAGCCCGAGGGACTGCAGGTACGCGGCGGCCCGGCTCACCGCGTCGTCGAGTTCGCGGTACGTCCACGTGCGCTCCTCGAAGAGCAGAGCCGTGCGGTCGGGGAACTTGGCTGCCGAGCGCCGGAGCACTCCGTCGACGGTATCGGTATGCGGATCCAGACTCATACCCGAAGGTTATAGGACGTCCAACTATGCCGCCTGAGGTTTCACCATGCCGACGCCTACTTCCCCCGCCACTGCGGGGCCCGCTTCTCGACGAACGCCTGCATGCCTTCCTGCGCGTCACACGTGACGGCGTTGGCCGCCATCGTGTCGGCCATGGCCTCGTACGCCTGGTTCTGCGGCAATTCGATCTGTTGATAGAAGGCCTGCTTGCCGATTTTCACCGTCAGTGGACTTGCCTTCGTGATCTTCCTGGCGAGGGCATTGGTCTCGTCCGCGAGCTTCGCGGCGGGGACAACTATATTGACCAGCCCCCAGTCCGCGGCCGTCGCCGCGTCGATCGTGTCGCCGGTGAGGAGCATCTGCAGCGCCCGCTTCCGCCCGATCGCGCGGCTGAGCGCCACCATCGGAGTCGAGCAGAACAGTCCGATCTTCACACCCGGAGTCCCGAATACTGCGTCCGACGACGCCACCACGAGGTCGCACGACGCGGCCAACTGACAGCCCGCCGCGACAGCGGCGCCCTGCACCGACGCGATCACCGGCTGCGGGATGTCCTGAACCGTCTGCATCATTTCCACGCAGGTGTCGAAGATGGCCTGCTCGTCCTCCAGGGTGCGACCGATCATCTCCTTCAGGTCGTGTCCCGCGGAGAAGACCGGCCCTTCCGCCCTGATGACGACGACGCGGGTGGTGTCGTCGCCGCCCAGTTTCCGGAGCGCTGCGGTGACCTCCCGCATCGCCTCGGACGACAGCGGGTTGCGTTGTTCGGGCCGATTCAGGGTGAGGAACGCGACGCCGTTGTCCGGCTCGACGGTGGTGTCCACGAAGTTCTGGGTCATGCCTACTGCCTACCACCTGTGAGTACTTGTTAACCGTCCGCGGTTAACAAGTACTCACAGGTGGTGTTGCCGGCAGAATACGACCACGGACGTCACCGAAGCCGATGCGACTGCCGTTCGGGCCCGGCGCGGTGGCGGAGATGACGATATCGTCGCCGTCCTCGAGGAAGGTACGGGTCTCGTCGCCGACCTGGACCGGTTCCTTGCCACCCCAGGTGAGTTCGATGAAGGCACCGCGCTGATTCTTCTCGGGACCCGAGATGGTGCCCGACGCGAACAGGTCGCCGGTACTGGCGGTGGCACCGTTGACAGTGGTGTGTGCGAGCATCTGCGCAGGCGACCAGTACATCTGCGCGTACGGCGGCCGCGACACCACGTGCCCGTTCCACTCGACGGTCAGATCGATGTCGAGGCCCCACTTCTCCTCGCCCCGCAGGTACGGTAGCGGCTCCGGATCCTGGGTCGGGGTGTCGATGCGAGCGGCCTCGAGGGCGAGTAGCGGCACCACCCACGGCGAGATGGAGGTGGCGAAGCTCTTGCCGAGAAACGGGCCGAGTGGCACGTACTCCCACGCCTGGATGTCGCGGGCCGACCAGTCGTTGACCACCACGGCGCCGAACACGTGGTCCGCGAACTGATCCGGTGTGATGGTCTCCCCCAGCTTCGTCGGGACGCCGACGAGGAAGCCCATCTCCGCCTCGATATCGAGGCGGAGGGACGGACCGAAGTCGGGGGCGTCCTGCGCCGGGGCCTTGCGCTGCCCACACGGCCGGATGACGTCGGTGCCCGACACGACGACGGTGCTCGACCGACCGTGGTACCCGACCGGCAGATGCTTCCAGTTGGGCATCAGCGGCTCGGAGTCGGGCCGGAACAGCCGTCCGAGATTCGTGGCATGGTTTTCGGATGCGTAGAAGTCGACGTAGTCCGCCACATCCACCGGCAGATGCATGGTGACCTCGTCGACCGCGAACACGGCAGCCGCGTCGACGTCTCCCTGCACCAGTTCGGTGATCTGCCGGCGGACCTCCACCCACCGGTCCCTGCCCTGCGCCATGAAGGCATTGAGGGTCGGCTGCGCGAAGACGTCGTCGCCGAGTGTGGCGGCGAGATCCACGACGGAATCCCCCACCCGCACTCCGACCCGTGGGGCCGAGTCCGCGGTCGAGAACACGCCGTACGGCAGGTTGTCGATCCCGAAAAGCGAATCGTCGGGGATGTCGAGCGTGGTCATGCGGAGGTTCCCTGTTCTGTGGAGAGGACGGATGACGGAACGAGCTGCAGCCCGACGAGGTCTTCGAGCGGCTCGAGGACGCTGCAGGTTCCGAAGGAACGGAACGAGGAGCGGACGGCTTCGACCACGTCGTCGGAGAGGTCACCGAGCTCCTGCGCGAGAAGTGCGCCGTCGCGTTCGGCGAGTGTCGCGGCGAGTTGGGTGACGGTGCCACCGCCGAGTGCGTGCCGGGCGGCGAGCAGCACGTTGAGGAAGCCGTGCTGCTCGAACCCGGTGTCCGGATCCGTGTTCCGCACGGCATGGTGGAGTCCGGCCGTCGCTTTGAAAGGGACCCCGGTCGCGACCACGGTGTGGATGGCGGCCGCGAGTTCACCTTCGTCCGGGTAGGCCTCCGCAACGACACCGCCTGTACGGAACTTTGCCGAGACCGACGTACCCACGAGTGCGGCCAGCACATCAGAACGCCTCTCGTCGCGTGGAATCTCGACGAACACATCGAGTCCGGCCGTCAAGGTCTCGAGGGCCTGCACTGCGGTCATGAAGTCCGCGGCCGACTGCTCCGCCGGAACCGCGATTTCGAGGGCAACCGGGGTGACTCCCTCCACCGCGGCAATGCGCGTGAGCGCGGCCTCGAGAGTGGCAGGGCCGCCCGGGAGAGTAAGACTCACGTCGAGCTCGGCCGGGGTGAGTTCGTCCACCCGAGAGGCCGGAAAGACGAACGGTCCGACCAGGTCTGCGTACGACGACGTCCGGTGACGTGTGTGCGCGGGGATGGCATCGGGCAAGGGCGCATTGCCGGGGGGGAACAGGGCGGCGTCGTCGCACAGACCAGTGAAGAGCGCGGGAATTCCGATCACTGCGCCGGCCCCCGTCCCGCCCAGGTCCAGGCGTAGCCGGAGTCCTCGCACGCCAGCGCTCCTTCGCCGAGCTCGAGGGGCCGGAAGGTGTCGACCATGACCGCGAGTTCGTCGAAGAACTCGGCCCCGATGCTGCGTTCGTAAGCACCGGGTTGCGGACCGTGGGCATGCCCTCCGGGATGGACGGAGATGGAACCCTGTCCGATGCCGGAACCCTTGCGGGCCTCGTAGTCGCCGCCGCAGTAGAACATGATTTCGTCGGAGTCCACGTTGGAGTGGTAGTACGGCACCGGAATCGACAACGGGTGGTAGTCGACCTTGCGGGGCACGAAGTTACAGATGACGAAGTTGTTACCCTCGAACGCCTGATGCGCCGGCGGCGGCTGGTGCACGCGCCCGGTGATGGGCTCGTAGTCGGAGATGTTGAAGGTATACGGGTAGAGGCAACCGTCCCACCCGATCACGTCGAATGGGTGGTTGGCGTACACCATCCGGGTGCCGACGATGCCGTGCGAGGTGCGGTGCTTGACGAACACCTCGACGTCGGTGCCCTCGGCCTGCAACGTCTCCCCCGGACCGTGGAGGTCGCGTTCACAATATGGTGCGTGCTCGAGTAGCTGCCCGAACCGAGACAGGTACCGCTTCGGCGGGACGATGTGACTGTTGGCCTCGATTGCGTAGGCGCGCAACGGGTCCGGACCGGTCGGAATCCACCGATGGGTGGTCGACATCGGGATCAGGACGTAGTCGCCCTGCTTCGCCTCGAGCGCACCGAAAACGGTTTCCACTGTGGCCGCGCCGGATTCGACGTACACCATCTCGTCGCCGAGAGCGTTGCGGTAGAGCGGCGATTCCTTGCCGGCGACGACATACGAGATGCGCACGTCACCGTTGCCGAGGATCAGCCGACGTCCGGTTACGACGTCGGTTTCCGCCCAAACCGACTCCGGGAAGAGGTCGTGAAGCTTCAGGTGCCTCGGCGAGAGCGGATGGTTGGGCGTCGTGGTCTGATCTGGCAGCTCCCACACCGTGGCGTCGACGATCGCCGAGGGAATGTGCCGGTGATACAGCAGCGACGAATCGGAGGAGAAGCCCTCCTCGCCCATCAACTCCTCGAAGTAGAGTTGACCGTCCTCGTCACGGTGCTGCGTGTGCCGCTTCGGCGGGATGTTGCCCGCCTGCCGATAGAACGCCATGACCGGCCTCCTCGATGTGTCGTCGCTTAGTAAACACATTAACTAGTTTGAGTGCGTGATGGCAAGCACAGGCCGATAACGACACCAGGAAGGATCTAGTTGCGTCCGCGAACGTCGAACTGGCTACGGTTGGTGATCAACTTGTCGAGCAGCATGACGAGGATGCGCTGCTCAGGTTCGGTGAGCACGCTCGCCCACGCATGTTCGCGCTCATTCTGCTCACGATAGATCTCCCCGATCTCCCGGCGACCGCGCTCGGTGAGCGACAGCTGCACCGATCGGCCGTCCCGCTCATCGGGTGTTCGTTCCATCAGACCGGCGCCGACCAGCGACTTCGTGAGATTGGAGACTGCAGCCCGACTCATACCGGTGAGCTCGGCCGCACTCTTCGCATCGATCGGCCCGGCCAGCCAGGTGACGAACATCAGCCGGAACGACGACCACGACAGCCCCCGCGGACGGTGGATCGACGACTCGAGGTCGTAGGTCACCACATTGGACGCCCGGTTCAGCGTGAGCAGAACCTGCGTCGCCAGTTGGTGCGTCGATCCGTACTCGGTGCTCAAACGCCGATTGGCCAGTTCGATGAACGACCAGAAGTCGAGGCGCTCGGGCACCTCGACAGGCACCGGCGCAGCGTCATCGCTCATGAGGAAACCCTATCGCGACCGGGTGGCGGGCCGACTGCCCGCCACTGTCGCTTTTAGTATATCTATGAACTAACTGCGCCCCGTGAGTACTTATTAACACTCGGTGGTTAAGAAGTACTCACAGGCGGCGGAGCCGCAGCGCTCAGCGCTGGTAACCCCTACGCATGTCATCGACGATGCGCGGCCTGTCAAGCGTGGAGGGCTCGAGTTCGCGCGGGGGTCGGTCGCGGGAAAAGACCGCGGACGCCGCGAGAGTGGGGCCGTCGAGGAATCGCAGCTCGGGCGCGTCCGACGGGAGGCGTAGCGACGGCGCCTCGGACTCCGGGGAGGCGAGGACGAACCCCCAGTCGCCGAAGCTGGGCACCAGTACGTGGTACGGCGTGACACTCAGGCCCGCCGACGCGACTGTGGAGGTGGTCCGCCAGAACGCGTCGGGTGTCGAATAGGGGCTTCCCGCTTGCACGACCATCAGACCGCCGGGTTCGAGCGCCCGGGCCGCGAGCCCGTAGAACTCGGTGGAGTACAGGCGTCCGAGCGCCGGGGTGTCGGGATCCGGAAGATCGACGATGACGGCGTCGAAGCCGGTGACGGGTGGATCCCGCAGCCACCGGAAGGCGTCGTCGATCACCACGTGCACGCGAGGATCCTGTAGTGCACCCTTGTTGAGGTCGGCGAGGCGGGTGGTGGCGAGTTCGATCACGGCGGGGTCGAGTTCTACTTGCACGATCTCTCGCACGCCGTTCAGCCGCAGTACTTCCCGGGCGGCGAGACCGTCACCCCCGCCGAGGATCAGCACCCTTTCCGGGTTGCGGGCCATCGCCGGGTAGACGAGGGATTCGGTGTAGCGGTGCTCGTCGGCACTCGAGAACTGGAGGTCGCCGTCGAGGAACAGACGCACGTCCCCGCCGCGTTCGGTGATGACGATTTCCTGGTACTGCGACCGTTCGGCGGCCACCACCGGGTCGGTGTACAGCCGTTGCCGTGATGTGGTTTCGATATTGTCGGCGCGCACCAGCAACACGGCGATACTTGCGGCCGCCACGAGCAGCGCCACCACCGCGAGCAGTCGGGTGCGCACGCTCAGCTGCCACCGCAACAGGATCAGCGCCACGACCGCAGCCGCCACGAGGTTGATGATCCCGGTGATGGCGGCGCCGCGAATCATGCCGGCGATCGGAAGTAGGACGAACGGCCACAGCAATCCACCGACGAGTGCGCCCGCGTAGTCGGCAGCGTTCAGGTCGGCCAGCACCTTGCCCGTCGTTTCGGCGTCGTTGTCGCTCCGCCCCGACTGCAGCAGAGTCATCAACAGGGGTACTTCGGCGCCCACCAGAACACCGATGAGCGCTGTGGCGAGGACGAGAACGACTGCGCTGGAACCGAAGAACGTGAACGTCACATACAGCGTGACTGCGCTGAATCCCCCGGCGAGGCCCAGCACGATCTCCACGGCGACGAACGACACGGCGGCGTGGGAGAGCAGTGGTTTTGCTGCGAGAGCGCCCACACCCAGGGCGGCCACGAATCCGGCAACGATCAGGGAGGTCTGGGTGATGCCGCCGCCGGTGAGGCTGATCGAGAGGGTGAGCAATGCCAGTTCGTAGATCAAACCGCAGGCGGCGCAGGCGGCGACCGCCGCGAGCAGGAGGACGCGGGAACGTCCGTCGAGCGCCCGCTTCACCTCGGACTGTGCCGCCGCCGTTGTCATCGGTTCAGGTGAGCGCGGCGGCGTTGACGAGCCCGATGGCGAAGAGCGACGTTCCGACCGCCCACGCGGCACCACACATCTTCGGGTTGCCGACCAGTTCGACGAGCCGCCCCGGCAGTAGGCGGTTCATGAGACGCAACGCGATCAACTGCAGGAGCACTCCGAACAGACCGTAGACCGCGGAATCGGCGAGCCCCTGGGCGAACCCGTCGTCGCTCGTGAGGATGGCCGAGACGACGATGACGGCGAGAGCAAGGTGGTTGGACGCGAGCAGGATGGCCGCATTCGGGTTCTTGTCGATATACACCTGGTGCCGAAGGTTGCCGGGCGTGGCCAGGTCGAGAACCAGGAAGCCGACCCCGAGGACGGCGATCCCGACCACGAAGTACGCCAGGGTTCCGAGCATGCCGACTACGAGGAGCCCGGCGTCGACGGTGCCGATTTCGGTGGCTGCGGCCGTATAGGTGATGTTCACGCACTACTCCCGAGTTGTAGGTCGATGGTCATTTGGCATCGCCGGATCCGCCACTGCCGCCCGCGCCGCCGGCCGGTGAGCCGGGGTTGAATCCGGGCCCCAGGTAGGCGAATCCACCGCTTCGGTATCGGCCGTCGATGTCTTCGACGCGGATGAGGCTGCCACCGCCCGGAGCCCCGCTGACGGTGACGATGTCGTCGTCGTAGCGCAGGTACTCGCTGCCACCGTCGGCTTTGCGGGCGGCCGGGGCTTCTTCGCTGACGATTTTCGACACCGTGGTCCCGATGGGGTCCTTGGACGTGTACGTCCGGGCGTCGCCGGAGGTGTTCTGAAGCGTGTACGTGTCTCCGATGAAGTCGCGGATGTTGCCGCCGCAGGCGGTGAGCGCCAGCATCACGAGTAGGAGCGGGGCGATCAGCGCCCGCCTGGCGTTGCGTGTCATGGCTGCCACCTGCTTCGCGTCTCCACGATTACCCCGTCCTTCTCGCCCGGATACAGGTGCCAGGTCTGCCAGGCCCACCCGCCCGCGTGCCCGGACTGTGCGGTCAGGGCCGTCAACGCGGTGGGGTCGCCGGGGAACGATCCGCAGATCCACCCGTCCGCCTCGGTGGCCTGACGGCGCAGCCAGTCGGCGGTCTCTTCGAGGTGGACGCGGTCGACTGTCCGGGTGTCGGACGTGAAGTGGTATCCACTCGCCCTCTCGGACACGGGCAGCGGCTGCCCGCCGGCCCGCACCGCATCACACGACACCTGCTCGGTGATGTGGTGGCCGCCGAGAGAGGCTTTGACCGCGTGTGACGCACCGAGCACACCGAGGACGACGGAGTCGTTGCCGTTCACGACGGTGAGTTGTGCCAACGGAACCGGGATTTCGGCGTTCACGACGAGACCGAGTGCGCGGGCCGTCACATCCCGTGACTCGATGTCCAGGATGTGCAACGTCATTGCGGTGGACCCGAGTGGATAACGGTGAGCTCACTGCGGGTGACTGCTCGGCCTGTGGATACCTCCCACGACTGCGTCCGAGCCCAGCGCTCGAACGACAGCAGTCCGGTCTTGTCGGCGGTCTCGTAGTCCGCGTAGTCGACGATGCCGCTGGGCGCAGTCCCGGTAGTGCCTTCCGCGGTGAACGAGGCAGTACCACGCTCGATCTGCCGGTGCACCCGGTCGTCGAGGATAACGTCACCGTTCGGCTCGAGTCCGGTGCCTTCACGCCGCATCCACAGCGTCATCTCGAGGTTGCCCTCGT comes from Rhodococcus oxybenzonivorans and encodes:
- a CDS encoding DUF2617 family protein, which produces MTLHILDIESRDVTARALGLVVNAEIPVPLAQLTVVNGNDSVVLGVLGASHAVKASLGGHHITEQVSCDAVRAGGQPLPVSERASGYHFTSDTRTVDRVHLEETADWLRRQATEADGWICGSFPGDPTALTALTAQSGHAGGWAWQTWHLYPGEKDGVIVETRSRWQP
- the fahA gene encoding fumarylacetoacetase, with the translated sequence MTTLDIPDDSLFGIDNLPYGVFSTADSAPRVGVRVGDSVVDLAATLGDDVFAQPTLNAFMAQGRDRWVEVRRQITELVQGDVDAAAVFAVDEVTMHLPVDVADYVDFYASENHATNLGRLFRPDSEPLMPNWKHLPVGYHGRSSTVVVSGTDVIRPCGQRKAPAQDAPDFGPSLRLDIEAEMGFLVGVPTKLGETITPDQFADHVFGAVVVNDWSARDIQAWEYVPLGPFLGKSFATSISPWVVPLLALEAARIDTPTQDPEPLPYLRGEEKWGLDIDLTVEWNGHVVSRPPYAQMYWSPAQMLAHTTVNGATASTGDLFASGTISGPEKNQRGAFIELTWGGKEPVQVGDETRTFLEDGDDIVISATAPGPNGSRIGFGDVRGRILPATPPVSTC
- a CDS encoding homogentisate 1,2-dioxygenase, whose translation is MAFYRQAGNIPPKRHTQHRDEDGQLYFEELMGEEGFSSDSSLLYHRHIPSAIVDATVWELPDQTTTPNHPLSPRHLKLHDLFPESVWAETDVVTGRRLILGNGDVRISYVVAGKESPLYRNALGDEMVYVESGAATVETVFGALEAKQGDYVLIPMSTTHRWIPTGPDPLRAYAIEANSHIVPPKRYLSRFGQLLEHAPYCERDLHGPGETLQAEGTDVEVFVKHRTSHGIVGTRMVYANHPFDVIGWDGCLYPYTFNISDYEPITGRVHQPPPAHQAFEGNNFVICNFVPRKVDYHPLSIPVPYYHSNVDSDEIMFYCGGDYEARKGSGIGQGSISVHPGGHAHGPQPGAYERSIGAEFFDELAVMVDTFRPLELGEGALACEDSGYAWTWAGRGPAQ
- a CDS encoding acyl-CoA synthetase gives rise to the protein MSLDPHTDTVDGVLRRSAAKFPDRTALLFEERTWTYRELDDAVSRAAAYLQSLGLRTGERVAAYGTNSDAYVIGFLACARAGLVHVPVNYALKGDELTYLVSQSGSSAALVDPALAGTLDSVRDGLDLRHVVPLRDAEGSLLSHSSSGDVPVLAEPVASTDLAQLLYTSGTTSKPKGAMMTHGGLVCEYVSSVIALALNDGDNPLICMPLYHSAGMHVFMLPYLSVGASVNLMQAPDIPEILRRIEDDRIGSLFLAPTVWVPLAGHPDLETRDLSSLKKAQYGASIMPVTVLNRLRERYPDLGFYNCFGQSEIGPLATVLQPEEHEDRPSSCGKAVFFVETRVVDPDGNDVPDGTPGEVLYRSPQLCLGYWDNPDATAEAFRDGWFHSGDLVTRDADGYITVVDRIKDVINTGGILVASREVEDAVYTHPDVAEVAVIGTPDDKWIEAITAVVVLRENATGVTPDGLIAHVKERIAPFKVPKQVVFVDELPRNQSGKLLKRELRVTL
- a CDS encoding MarR family winged helix-turn-helix transcriptional regulator; the protein is MSDDAAPVPVEVPERLDFWSFIELANRRLSTEYGSTHQLATQVLLTLNRASNVVTYDLESSIHRPRGLSWSSFRLMFVTWLAGPIDAKSAAELTGMSRAAVSNLTKSLVGAGLMERTPDERDGRSVQLSLTERGRREIGEIYREQNEREHAWASVLTEPEQRILVMLLDKLITNRSQFDVRGRN
- a CDS encoding enoyl-CoA hydratase, with amino-acid sequence MTQNFVDTTVEPDNGVAFLTLNRPEQRNPLSSEAMREVTAALRKLGGDDTTRVVVIRAEGPVFSAGHDLKEMIGRTLEDEQAIFDTCVEMMQTVQDIPQPVIASVQGAAVAAGCQLAASCDLVVASSDAVFGTPGVKIGLFCSTPMVALSRAIGRKRALQMLLTGDTIDAATAADWGLVNIVVPAAKLADETNALARKITKASPLTVKIGKQAFYQQIELPQNQAYEAMADTMAANAVTCDAQEGMQAFVEKRAPQWRGK
- a CDS encoding polyamine aminopropyltransferase, which encodes MTTAAAQSEVKRALDGRSRVLLLAAVAACAACGLIYELALLTLSISLTGGGITQTSLIVAGFVAALGVGALAAKPLLSHAAVSFVAVEIVLGLAGGFSAVTLYVTFTFFGSSAVVLVLATALIGVLVGAEVPLLMTLLQSGRSDNDAETTGKVLADLNAADYAGALVGGLLWPFVLLPIAGMIRGAAITGIINLVAAAVVALILLRWQLSVRTRLLAVVALLVAAASIAVLLVRADNIETTSRQRLYTDPVVAAERSQYQEIVITERGGDVRLFLDGDLQFSSADEHRYTESLVYPAMARNPERVLILGGGDGLAAREVLRLNGVREIVQVELDPAVIELATTRLADLNKGALQDPRVHVVIDDAFRWLRDPPVTGFDAVIVDLPDPDTPALGRLYSTEFYGLAARALEPGGLMVVQAGSPYSTPDAFWRTTSTVASAGLSVTPYHVLVPSFGDWGFVLASPESEAPSLRLPSDAPELRFLDGPTLAASAVFSRDRPPRELEPSTLDRPRIVDDMRRGYQR
- a CDS encoding DUF350 domain-containing protein produces the protein MNITYTAAATEIGTVDAGLLVVGMLGTLAYFVVGIAVLGVGFLVLDLATPGNLRHQVYIDKNPNAAILLASNHLALAVIVVSAILTSDDGFAQGLADSAVYGLFGVLLQLIALRLMNRLLPGRLVELVGNPKMCGAAWAVGTSLFAIGLVNAAALT
- a CDS encoding DUF4247 domain-containing protein, yielding MTRNARRALIAPLLLVMLALTACGGNIRDFIGDTYTLQNTSGDARTYTSKDPIGTTVSKIVSEEAPAARKADGGSEYLRYDDDIVTVSGAPGGGSLIRVEDIDGRYRSGGFAYLGPGFNPGSPAGGAGGSGGSGDAK
- a CDS encoding DUF4178 domain-containing protein; this encodes MTKLLLLLLIVVVIVGIVLILRSRTGKKSAPPARVDPLADYPEVYDPYKIGVGDIITYAGIDHVVRGTITLDEEGYIWHEHLLDGSTGQRWLTVENDEGNLEMTLWMRREGTGLEPNGDVILDDRVHRQIERGTASFTAEGTTGTAPSGIVDYADYETADKTGLLSFERWARTQSWEVSTGRAVTRSELTVIHSGPPQ